The nucleotide sequence aaaagaaaaaaaaacgtccACCGTGGGCTTACGTAGCGGTTGGTTTGTAATAAGAGAGACCCGGTAAAGAAGGAATGAACTTTGCGATAATGGCCAGTGTGAGGACAAACGGTTGACTTCAGAGTGAAGCGAGGACGGGCTCGGGTCGGTGACTTGAGGATGTGCTACAGGTCATGACAACGGAGTCAGatggtgcttggatacgttttagtcttatgatgactaaaagtagtggggtTCGGCTCCTCTGCAGTACAACTATTACTGTACGCGTGCTGTAGCGTCTAGCATCTGCCGTCTAGTTTAATCAGATGGCTCTCCTTTCTCCCCCCTTAATTCTATGAATAATTAGAACAAAAATCCCTATTAGTCCGGAGGAAAATCTCCCACGGTTGTACAATTGCAGCCAAACAGATAAACGCTGGCGCCAAACAGAACGAGCTGATAGTTTCTTGGCGCCAAAATCCTcccactcgtcctcttcctcctggTCCTCCTCGGAGAAAAATTGAGACCAAGGTATGCTGATCTGAACGTGTTGTAGAGATCTCGCTTCTGCTGAACTAACGTTGTGGCCAATCAGAACGTGTTGACAATTTCGTCGGCGCCTCCTCCTGCTCGTCTCCCTTGTTCCTCCCACTCATCCTCCCTAGCGAGAACAAGACCAAGGTACGTTTGTATGTGCCTGTTGTAGATGATTTCCCTTCTATCTTACTTTTGTCCTGATCGTCCTCCTTGTAGCTAGGACAAGAACAAGATATATTGAGTTGTAGATGATATACGGGTGCCTGTGATGTACATGGTAGCAACAAAAATAAAGACGTCAATCTGAAAGTATATGACATATGTTTCAATTGTATTCATGTTGGCAGCAACAAAGATCTCATGGAATGAGTTTGCTATCATAGATTAtaaaagaaaaaaacacaaatTGTAATGGAGAATATGATTAACTCCACCAACGAAGGTTCTAACAGGTACCAATAATTTTGTTCAATTCTTATTAGGCCATGTCATCTTATGATTGTAGTGTAAGAAGAGAAACAAATAAGTTATGCTTAATTTGTGCAGGACAAATGTGGTTCCTAGTTGGATGCCTCAGATTGGTATGAAGTTTAATTCCACAAAAGAGGCTTGGAACTTTTGGACATGTTATGGAGGTCATACTGGTTTTGATGTAAGGGTAAATTATGAAAACAAGAGCAAACTTGATGGAGTAATCACTTCTGCAAGATATGTTTGTTCTAATGAAGGCTACATAAGAAAAGACAAAAGGGATAATAATACAAAGCGTCCTCGTGCAGAAACAAGGACCGGCTGCAATGTTCGAATGGGAATCACTATAGACTGAGAAGCAGAAGATTATGAGGTGCATGAGTTAGTTGTTGAACACAACCATGTCTTGCAATTACCTGGGACAAGCCACTTGATGCCGTCACAACGGAAGATTTCGGCCTTGCAAGCATTTGAAATTGAAACAGCAGATGATTCAGGAATTGTACCTAAAAGAGCCCATGAGTTAGCAAGTCGACAAGTTGGTGGTCCACTGAACCTTGGCTACACATGTCGTGATCGCAAGAACCACTTGCGAACCAGGCGTCAAAGGGACTTGATGTATGGTGAAGCTGGAAGTATGCTTAAGTACTTTAGAGATAAAAAGAATGAGAATCCTGCATTTGAATATGATATGCAACTAGATTGCGATGAACAAATAGCGAATATCTTTTGGGTTGATGCAAAGATGATCATTAACTATGCTCATTTCGGTGATGTTGTTACTTTTGATACAACATTTGGGACAAACAAAGAGTACAGACCCTTCGGTGTGTTTGTTGGATTCAACCATTTTAGAGAAATGGTCATTTTTGGTGCTGCACTTTTATATGATGAGACATTTGAATCATTCAAATGGTTGTTCAACACGTTCCTATCATTGCATAACAAGAAGCAACCTAGAACAATCTTTACTGATCAAGATGTAGCAATGGGTAATGCAGTTCAGGCGGTATTTACCGAAGCATGGCATGGATTATGCACTTTTCACATAATGCAAAATGCCATCAGGCACTTACCTCATAAGAAAAAAGACGAGGAGGGACCAAATGTACTTGCTGATTTCAGCGCTTGCATGTAAAAGTATGAGGAAGAGGAAGCCTTTGTAGAAGCTTTCAATGCCATCAGAAGCAATGTGGATACACAAACTTGGTTGGACAGCATCTACAAAGTAAAAGAGAAATGGGCAAGATGTTACATGAGGAATGCTTACACTATAGGCATGAGAAGCACACAATTAAGTGAGAGGTTGAACAGTGACTTGAAAGACCATCTAAAGTCTGATCTTGACATCCTTCGGTTTTTCAAGCACGTAGAGAGGGCTGTGCAAGAGAAAAGAGATAACGAGGTAAATGAGGAATATGAGTCTAGGAAAAAATTACCTAGAGTCAGAATGAGGACTCCTATGGTAATACAAGCGAGCAAGGTTTACACACCACGCAtatttgaagattttcagaatGAATATGAAAGATCTATCTCAGCATACATCAAGCCATCGATAGAACACAATGCATATATTGTTGCAATTGCAAGTCTTGACCCAGAATTCACATATGAAGAAGAGTGCAAAGTTGTAGTTGATTATGAAGAGCAAAAAGTTTTCTGCGATTGTGGGCAATTTGAAAGAGTTGGTATATTGTGTAGTCATGCTTTGAAAGCACTTGATGTCATGAATATTAAGTACCTTCCAGGCCACTATATTTTGAAGCGATGGATTCGAGAAGCGCAAAGCGACACTATACAAAACAGCCATGGAAACATTGTTTTGGAAGATCCTAGATCAGAAGATAGACAACAGTTGAAGTTTTTCATGCACGAGTTCCTTGGCATAGCTTCACAGGCAGTTACATCAGAAGAGTGTATCAAACTAGTAGATGATGCTTTGAAGAATCTTAGGAAGCAAGTTGAAGAGAAAGCTCGTACTACTACATGCAGAACTGAAGATATATCTAAAGAACCAGACGATTGTTTAAAGGATGCTTGCCTCAAGAAAAAGGAAATTCCAAAGAAAAATTTAAGAAGAAGGAAATCATGGCTTGACAATCAGCACCCAAATAAAAAGAAGGAGACAACTAAAGCGGTACCCAAAAATCAAAATCATTCTGTAAATCTCTTGCACATGTCTAACCAGACTACTTATTAAATAGAGTAATATAGTAACAACTCAACTAACattggttttgttttgtttttatttttgcatAGGGAGGAAAGAATGACATTTCAGTAGCACAATACCAAGCACCTATAGAGCAAATGGCTGGAACAAATGCAAATGGTTTGCAAGAATATGGGTACTATGCTCGTTTACTGACGGTATTTCCACCTACCATGTCTAAAATTCATAAAATTCATTGTTAAGCAATATGATACTTCATATAATCAGTTATATATCCCTTAATTTGTAGAGTGAAGCTGATGATCTTTGGAACTTACAAAACTATCATGGGATAGGTTGATGAATATGTGTTATTTTGTCTTGCTAGATCGACAGATTATGCAGAAGGAATATCTGAATCAGCACACATGGGACCCAATCTTTTGAGTGTTCATTATTTCACTGCAATCAGTTTAGTCTCAGTTCACTCCTAGTTTCCGAAGACAGAACAATCAGTTTAATTTCAGTTTACTACAACAATGATCCGTTGATTACTTATCACTTTTAAATATTCTAGTGAGATGGTTACAACTATGTACCACAATAGGTTTTTATCTCTCCATGTACGGTGTACAATCAGATACAACATGGACTGCTAGTGGCACTATTTGATCATCAGCACAAGCACTAATTCTTTAGCTAGTGATCTGAATAATTGGACAGAGACGCAAGTGACCACTGTCACAACATAACTGTAATTAAACTCAGCACACATGCATGTACTCTCTACTGGCTATTGACTAACCATATTGCCATGAAAGATTAATAGATGGTCAAACAAGCACATGCTCTCGAACTAATGATGAAAAAAATGAATAAATTAGTTCTAAGTAACACCAAGTAATTCACCTTGGGTTTTGCTAGTGGGGCTACGCCGGGCAGGAGGGCGCCGAGGTCGACCGTGCTGCTCCGAGACATCGCCGTCGTCCTATTCCTCGTCGAGCTCGTCGGGGGAGACTCCAGCTTGCCGTTGTCGTCAGGCTCGTCGATCTCGCTCGTTGCTCTGCTGCTTGTGTAGTTCGTCGTCTCCCTGCTACTAGCAGCCAGAGACGTGTGGCGGTGCAGCAGCGGCGTATTCGATCGGCTCCCGCAGTAGTGCGCTCTCCGGCCATCCCTTGCAGCTGCCGGTAGAAGCCATGGGGCACGGCCGCACGGGGATGGATAAGAAGCAGCGCACAGAGAGGCAGGGATATAGAGGGAGGGCATCGCCAGAGCAGTTCGGGGCGAGTGAATTTGGCCGGAGCAGCGCAGTGTACCTGGATTTCGCTCGGCCAGAGCAGTGTTGTGGATTGGGGAAAACAGTGGCCGAGCTTCTCTAGACGAATGAgataagacagagagagagagagagagtggggaatGGTGTGGCCGTGTGGGTCTCTTCTAGTTTTCTTTACTTTTTTATATGAGCCCATCGATTTTTTGTTGGAGCCATCCGATTAAAATAGACGGCAGATGCTAGACCCTACAACACGTGTACAGTAATAGCTATACTGCAGAGGAGCCgaatccaaaatagtgggactaAAATTTGCTAGcatcacccatgcttggatccaaatactaaaaagactaaaatcaagttaatgagcatttattatcctctaAATCcttcaatccagaactcgcatgtgttaaagaagaggagttaaatgagaagagagaggactaatccacattttaatAGGGGTACCTCTGACTAAAatattttagtctcaagactagttttagcccctctttaatcatgggtgcttgaaactttagcctcttaaagagactatttctAATCAGACTAAAATAAATCCCTTGGATCGAAGCACCCTCTCAGTATTGGAATGCTACTGAAATATGCATGCCCTTAGTCGGTGATGCTTGAACTGAAAACCGTAGTTTGCCTAATGTATTAAATAGAAGATCTGGACTTGTAAAATCTTGAATTACGTATTTTTTTCTTTGCAATACACGGGCAATTTTGTTAGTACAGTATTAAAATATGCAAATGCATCATCTTAGATCTAGTGGGACTGATTTGGCAATGCAAATATTTTTCCCCTGATAAAGTATGTGGAACCTTGAAAGATTTTTTAGAAGAAAGatatgtaacacccacaatgcggctatatcttctacgtgtcggggcacgacttggaggcatagccgcatggtaggtttgtcgcaagaggggtaatcttcacacaatcccatgtactgaatagaaagggataaagagttggcttacaatcgccacttcacacaatacataatagttcatacatcatccaaagtacaatcaaaggtccgactacggaaccaaaataaaagaagacaactccaaatccccggtcgtcccaactgggcaccactactgatcaacaggaaacgaaacataacaacgaccaagatctttatcgagctcccacttaagttcggttgcgtcacctgcactggtatcatcggcacctgtaactgtttggaagtatctgtaagtcacgaggactcagcagtctcacacccacgagatcaagactatttaagcttatgggaagagAAAGGTaatgaagtggagctgcagcaagcactaagcatatatagtggctaacatacgtaaatatgagcgagaagagaagcaacgcaacagaCGAGAAGTtagtagtgatcaagaagtgatcctgaaaactacctacgttcaaacataacacaagaccgtgttcacttcccggactccgccgagaagagaccatcatggctacacacgtggttgatgcattttaattaagtcaagtgtcaagttctctacaaccggacattaacaaattcccgtctgccacataaccatgggcacggctctcgaaagtttataccctgcaggggtgtcccaacttagcccatcacaagctctcacggtcaacgaaggatattccttctcccgggaagacccgatcagtctcagaatctcggttacaagacatttcggcaatggtaaaacaagaccagcaaagccgcccaatgtgccgacaaatcccgataggactcgcacgtatctcgttctcagggcacaccggatgggccatacgtcgggttggcataaaccctggttgcccagggggcgccgggcatcgcccagtttggaccaacactcggaggagcactggcccgagggttcaaaataaagatgacccttgagtctacagaacccaagggaaaaaggcttaggtggcaaatgttaaaaccaagattgggccttgctggaggagttttattcaaagcgaactgtcaaggggttcccataacacccaaccgcgtaaggaacacaaaatcaaggaacataacaccggtatgacggaaactagggcggcaagagtggaacaaaacaccaggcataaggccgagccttccaccctttaccaagtatatagatgcattaattaaataagaaatattatgatatcccaacatatccatgttccaacatggaacaaacttcaacttcacctgcaactagcaacgctataagaggggctgagcaaaagcggtaatatagccaaacaatggtttgctaggaaggtgggttagaggcttgacatggcaatatgagaggcatgatataacaagtggtaggtagcgcgacatagggacagaacgaacaactagcaagcaaagatagaaatgatttcgagggtatggtcatcttgcctgagatcccacaaggaagaagaacgagtccatgaaaaacacaaacagacgtagtcgaacagatcctcacaactccggaacgaaaccgaagctatcaagagaagcaacccggaaagaagcaagcaacaaagtaaacaaccatcacatagacatggcatgatgcgcaaacaagtatgatgcatatccggtttaatgaggcatggcatggcaaagtgcacaaacaatattacaaattaagtggatctcaatatgcaacgagttgcatattgacgaaacaccacatccattatttagttcactcccggttaggtactcaacaatattaaatgttgttaaacatggcaagaggtgaggcataataaaactacctatctaggcaggtttaaatgaggccggaacaacaagcaacaagtccggaaaatccccatatgcatttagcaattgaagcaaacaacaattttaacaattttaaatgttgttatcatgatgaggatgacatgtgcaagtttatgcaagttttatggaaatgttgacatgataagatatgatGCATTTATCGCCATGGTGGaaggaaaaggggtgccacggcggcgaaacggaaatgttaccacggcaacattccggtgatcCGGCAACTCAATTGAGATGCTGGTGCAAAGGAacaagtgatttgagatgagggtgcgacctatctggcggcatggtgaagtaggcaggtccagctgccgagtcggtgaggccagcgcggttgcggtggcgaccggcggcagggaaagagcgatgtcgcgatggtcgacggctacgcggaagcagcgccaggactctggacggatccgaagttggagccgctccagcgccGTGAACAAcaacgggggtgaatcggctccggtacggttcacgcggccatcgccgaggcagcaccagcagcacgaagtaagaggcacatggcccagtgcacgatggcaaatgGATAACATCTCCGGCATTAgtgaggagggcggctgtgaaattggtgcggtgggggcgccatggaggtggggctgagatttcgcggctcgggagaagggagcttcccggggagaaggtgatttggcgcccacgaggtatgaatgggggcgggcgggggggggggattgggaggggagtggaaccatgtctaacggacgcatttgtctaaaatgtgagggggagttacagttctacccttgcctataggcttcttggcttgggtctgtgtactgagggtcggggatagtaga is from Triticum aestivum cultivar Chinese Spring chromosome 3A, IWGSC CS RefSeq v2.1, whole genome shotgun sequence and encodes:
- the LOC123058956 gene encoding uncharacterized protein, producing MPSLYIPASLCAASYPSPCGRAPWLLPAAARDGRRAHYCGSRSNTPLLHRHTSLAASSRETTNYTSSRATSEIDEPDDNGKLESPPTSSTRNRTTAMSRSSTVDLGALLPGVAPLAKPKPSLRA